Proteins from a single region of Penaeus monodon isolate SGIC_2016 chromosome 12, NSTDA_Pmon_1, whole genome shotgun sequence:
- the LOC119579499 gene encoding putative phospholipase B-like 2, which produces MTGQGACTSTFLALLVLAIPASPALLSVSFDGANFHLNDGITKHWVARGNFTDHTFEDGWGYLEIETNPAYPDTIQAYAAGFAEGASSRDMIYKSYRNTLEGFCEWKSQKFCDNLREFLKKNIQWMKSMIALKRQSCPVFYNIDLILTQLNGVADGYNKTGKFPIPDEAILWMNLLGDIEDLESALDPSMSNMTIEDFVKSGRTLGDGHCSALVKVLPGNTDLYVSHVTWNTYQSMLRVQKKYILPFRRTGSSDPSDTIPGHTVAFSSYPGILSSGDDFYILSSGLTTLETTIGNGNPALWKNVTATGELMEWMRTIVANRLATDGKSWANFFSMHNSGTYNNQWMVVDYKLFKPRKRIQPNTLWVLEQLPGIVMSGDQSHFLRSQSYWPSYNVPFYPEIFNMSGAPAMVKRYGDWFTYDKTPRALIFKRDHVKVKNIRSMIKLMRYNDFQHDPLSRCNCTPPFSAENAISARNDLNPKNGTYPFGALGHRSHGGTDMKMTTSSMASSLKFLAVNGPTYDQQPVFRWSEQDFAKDTPHYGHPDAWAFPVIGHKWVW; this is translated from the exons ATGACAGGACAAGGGGCATGTACAAGCACTTTCTTGGCCCTCTTGGTCCTTGCCATCCCAGCCTCACCTGCACTCCTGAGTGTGTCATTCGATGGAGCAAACTTCCACCTCAATGATGGAATTACTAAGCATTGGGTAGCGCGAGGGAATTTCACTGACCATACTTTTGAAGATGG ATGGGGATACCTGGAAATAGAAACCAACCCAGCCTATCCAGACACGATTCAGGCATATGCGGCTGGCTTTGCTGAGGGTGCTTCTTCTCGGGACATGATATACAAGTCATACAG gaacaCCTTAGAAGGATTTTGTGAATGGAAGTCACAAAAGTTTTGTGACAATCTAAGGGAGTTTTTGAAGAAGAATATTCAGTGGATGAAGTCAATGATTGCCCTAAAAAGACAGTCTTGTCCAGTGTTTTATAAT ATTGATCTCATCCTGACCCAGTTGAATGGGGTTGCAGATGGTTACAACAAGACTGGAAAATTTCCTATACCAGATGAGGCTATTTT GTGGATGAACCTCCTCGGGGACATCGAAGACCTGGAATCCGCCTTGGATCCTAGCATGAGCAACATGACCATTGAAGATTTTGTCAAGTCAGGACGGACTTTGGGGGATGGACACTGCTCTGCTCTTGTCAAAGTGCTTCCGGGCAACACAGACCTCTATGTCTCCCACGTCACCTGGAACAC GTACCAATCCATGCTAAGAGTCCAGAAAAAGTACATCCTGCCCTTCCGACGAACGGGATCATCTGACCCTAGTGACACTATCCCTGGCCACACCGTTGCATTCTCATCATATCCAGGAATCCTATCATCTGGAGATGACTTCTACATCCTCTCATCAGGACTTACCACTCTGGAAACTACAATTGGAAATGGCAACCCAGCACTGTGGAAGAATGTCACTGCAACTGGAGAG CTGATGGAATGGATGCGGACAATTGTTGCCAATCGCTTAGCCACAGATGGAAAGAGCTGGGCCAATTTCTTCTCCATGCATAATAGTGGAACCTACAACAACCAGTGGATGGTGGTTGATTACAAGCTGTTTAAACCAAGGAAACGGATTCA ACCTAATACATTATGGGTATTGGAGCAACTCCCAGGCATTGTAATGTCAGGCGACCAGTCTCACTTCCTACGTTCTCAATCTTACTGGCCAAGTTACAATGTCCCATTCTACCCTGAGATCTTCAACATGAGTGGGGCTCCTGCCATGGTTAAACGTTATGGGGACTGGTTCACTTATGATAAAACCCCAAGAGCCCTGATTTTCAAGAGGGACCATGTGAAAGTAAAGAACATCCGCTCCATGATTAAGCTGATGCGCTACAATGACTTTCAGCATGACCCCCTCTCCCGCTGCAACTGCACACCTCCATTCAGTGCCGAGAATGCCATTTCTGCCAGGAATGACCTCAACCCCAAGAATGGGACGTACCCCTTTGGAGCCCTGGGCCACAGGTCACATGGGGGTACAGACATGAAGATGACCACTTCGAGCATGGCCAGCAGTCTAAAGTTTTTGGCTGTGAATGGTCCGACTTATGACCAGCAACCAGTTTTCAGATGGAGTGAGCAGGATTTTGCAAAGGACACCCCTCACTATGGACACCCTGATGCATGGGCTTTCCCTGTTATTGGACATAAATGGGTCTGGTAA